The following DNA comes from Hordeum vulgare subsp. vulgare chromosome 3H, MorexV3_pseudomolecules_assembly, whole genome shotgun sequence.
aatttttttgacagcatgatatatataatttaattTCTGTCATATgttctaattttttttatttgagttgcagaagtgccacaaataaattatttactacctgctgttctgtttttcacagattctgccatgttttctgtttccattgttttgcgaatcctaagcttgctttttatttgcaaaaatctttcaGCGTTCAGgaaaagcagtagcttttcataaaaatctttatttccagcagatattgaattattttatcaagggtactaaacactcgaatcagcttatgatgagtttcgtatgaagggagttttcaagtatgcgatgggagagaagatgaaagaagataaaggagtgtcaagcgctcaagcttggggatgcccccatgcaccccaagaaatattcaaagtagactcaagcgtctaagcttggggatgcccccgtgcatccccttctctatcaacaatcatcaagtcgtccatctccatgctatatttttatcacttcatatgatatgtgctatgcttagaGCGTCCtgttatttgctttttagtttgttttagttttgcttgttgttcataacaattcagaacctagcctaccttgtttgggagagagacacgctacatatcactctagaacacaacataggttttcatgcttattctttttgtgtgttcttcatctttttgtagctactgtcatgcttagctcttagttttcatgattatatctttaagagcttttatttaggttgatttgggAACTctgttgagttatcatgcttatcttgtttagagagttgtctcgttgcactgagttgtgtgtcttgcatgagtaggtaactgaggttgctatttaagtatagtagtaacttgcaatagttttgaggtattgctttgagtaatgtttggactattggtgccaagagcttgagcctaataatgataggtgtcgtattttgggaaatccgtgtgtttttcaaaaactaaaaattagttgagaactctagctactaaattgatcgctaacctctggaggggttggaatatatagattaccctcacgttaccatgagtcgaggatgcgcaaggataaccaaacccccaaacactcctcctcggggtactcgtctctttgtgaatttcctaactagatagagagttatcgataataagtgtatgagctcttcggactaatgtgagtattcgattgttggcactttcaccatccatattttgctagcctcttcggtaccgtgcattgccctttctcacattgagagttggtgcatactccgccggtgcatccaaacccatgacatgatacactctgtcatacataagcctcattatatctttcctcaaaacaaccaccatacctacctattaaggcatttccatagcctttccgagatacattgccatggaacatccatcatctcatgacttgatattcatgtcatacatgcgtttgcttgatcatagagccgcatgatagttgggctttgcccttattactgctacaagacgcgctagtatcattgcacatcctcctACACTAGcacaggcatacatttgcatacatcatgatagttttcacttgtctttatgttgagtacttcctatGAAGTgttatgatttttctttttattcatgtaaaacatagagtgttgcccttaagagaggaaaagatcccaaagatgacaaacaaaagatcccaaagaggacaaatgagagataaaaataaagagacaAAGAGGTcacgaaataaaataaaaaagagaaaaaagagaaataataagagagaagggggcaacactactattccttttgaaagatccacactcgtattcCATTGCTATatctgtactacatagagattatcattcatgcataactatgtggggacccttacactatagaacttggtttgcatattccaatgatgagcctcctcaaatgagctctaggtattcatgagcaaacaagttggatgcacccccactagttcctttggagagcttaccttagctcgtatgtgcatccgttacatggcaatccctactcctcatatcatatctatcatttggctttctctagcctatggttgtcctcattgatgtgagccttccacacctttttgtattccttccacatcattattctattttccatcctaagtgccaacatatgttgcttactctcatccattgcatgagtgctcaaaatcagaagggagaggatcattttgacttgtgcctgactagtggtctcgggatgagtcaaaataaaattccgaaggagactaagtgtgaagtttagtagattgatttctgaattaaaaatatattttatgatctcaacccgtcTCCcgtttcttgcacgcaaacaccatttggagacattcgagtcacggacagcgagagctcttgcacctttatgttcttactttgctaaactcaatactagatatagactcttccttgttattgtcttgacttgaatagcATATCTCActtactttactttgaagttcttatatgtgtattagcatgtcaccacataaattattgcgttatcatttatctactcgaggacgagcagaaattaagcttggggatgttgatacgtcccaaacgtatctataatttctgcttgttccatgatcttttgggtgacattgttttatgttttgctacacttttatatcattttacacatatttggactaacctactaactcagtgcacccagtgctagtttctgtatgttgatgtctattttgcaggggcttttacccaattttccgaagcccgaaaaaatccagaaaaaatatataaaaaatcagcgaaacaaaagctttcggatcaccgaaggaggcccAGAGGGGGGtcaagggcctcccaggcggcctgctaggccgcgccaggaggtcgcctaggtgggtcccacctcctccggtgccctcctttggcctatatttagagtccctagaGGAAACCCTCGAAGACTTTTTGGAATCACGAatatctccatcgttccgccgccgcagcgcttccgagatcgggagcgttaggagacctcttcccggcaccctgctggagggaggattgacctccgggagcttctccaccgctatggacgcttcccggacgtgtcgtgagtagtctcccttgcaccatgagtccatgaccagttgctatgtgatgtcttcgctccaatcttttgcttcaatggttagtccttgtgagctgccctacatgattaaggcatctatgtaattatttTGCTATTGCtacgctcggtttgttgggatccgatggattgtgagattatgttcagattgttatgagttatatatttgattatccttttatattatgttccttagtgattcaagcatgttctccgttgctttttattgctttggccaagtagtagatcgtgactccaagagggagcgttatgcatgattgtgggttcatgcccctcgatgtctagtttgagtgacagaaatatgagactaggggatgtgcttgttgccaagagggataaaacaatggtgcttgtgaccatggttgcaaagattgtttaccttacgcatagttcgttaatgcagttgtctgttgctttgagtttacactttgggtggggctcacaacttaatactggagagatgttctggatagatatctcaaggtggatgattactaagtagatgctgatgaataaatggtctacttgtcttggcgtactgcccattattattgaacctctaactatcaaggagcataattagcattgcggtgcgatcataattctgtcaattgcccaacggtgatttgtttaccctagcatagttgtttatcgtcttttgagagagagacatcactagtgaacatcatgtgactccggtccgtatcaccatcaatgtttacaccttcatcatttaccgctttctttacttttccgctgcaatcactattaccttcccgcttgtgttttgatcctttgcaaactacaaggccgcagagattgacaacctctttgtactcgttgggcgtaaagttatttgttgtgtgtgtaggtccacgtcttctgctagcgctagggtggaagacacctacttgttgagcctaggagtcctcttggttcgataaaccttatagtctccctgtaagggaaatttgctgctgactacatctccaccttccacttggggtaaccaatgaggggcgagaagtatataaatcaactcgtcatcacataCGCACAGATCCATCCATGGCAGGAGACATCCATGGCATCTCCCGTGGCGGGCCCCAGCGCCGGCAATGGCCGATTTCATCCAGTAATGGTGGTTGCAGCagtgcctccctcccctcccagatATACCTCATCACTGGTTTCGTCGCTGTTGGTCAGAGGCATCCGATGCTCAGCCCTCGTCGCGCGAGGCCATGGAAGGGCGTGTCTCGAGGCGACGAGGGGCCGAACGGCGGTGCACGAGCTCGCTGGGTGGTGGCCGATGCATCACAGAGGGCGCGTGGGGCGTGTCGCAGTGCCTACGCGGGGGGATGGACACGGGGAAGAAGATAAGGCAGgggaaaaagaaaggaaaaagaaaaaggatctCACGTCGCTGATGCATCCGGCGAAAATGTTTCGGCCGGCGCTCCGGCTGGAAACGTTTACCAATGTTTAAAGGGTTTTAAGGAGTTCAGTTGGGTTAATTTTTTCTTAATGTGTACGGTCAGTAGTTCTCGCCTGTCCGGTCAATTTGAGCGGTCCTAACGTCGCTGGAAAGTGGAAACGCAGCCAGATAAGAACTGGACtaaaagaaagaaggaaggaggccaGACTAGTGTCAAAGAAAAGGGCAACGATATGCGCCGGTCCGCCGGCGCAACGGCTCCGCCGGTCCAACCGAGACCGTCAGATGCAGCCATCCACATGTGTTGGATCTGTGCGCAATCCCACCGAATGTCTTGCAGCAAAAAGGTTGCAACAAATGTTGCAACCTCACTCCACACAGATCGCGCCCAGACCGTTGCAGCTTCTATGGAAACGGGAGCCTTCAGGAAGCGTTTTCATCATCGATcactggttgaagctttttgaatcaATGGTCAAAGCATTTTTTACAATGTTTGTAGCTTTTTCCATTACATAGTGCCAAGCTTGAAGCTTTTTTAATCATCGGTTGAAGCTTTTCGAAtctatggttgaagctttttttcaacggttgcaacttTTTTCGTTACATAGCGCCTGTTTGAAGCTTTTCTAATCTCCGATTGAAGCTTTTTTGTGGCCGGTTTGTTGCAACATCCGAGGTGTCGTCTTGGTGCTCGCTGCTCCGGTGAGATGCTTCCAATAGCAAATGCGCGACGACGTCGCCCATGGTAGCTCAAAGTCGGTCGTCGTCCGCCCCGAGCTCACAGGACATGTCCGCCCTGACCTGTGAGTTCGTAGGCCATGGCTCCTAAGCATCTCGTAGTCACCTCCCGTCGCCATCAGCCCCGAGTTCGTAAGCCATGGCCGCCTTGACCAGTGAGCTCGCATGCCATGGCCCCCTATTGTAGCAATGCCGAAAAGAAACCTTGAGGGCTCGGGGTGACGAAGCATGGGAGCAGCGAGCCATGGAGGAGGTGCAACGCGAGCCTGGAGGGGAGGAGTGCCCGAAGCTTCTGGAGCTATGGCGCACGAGGCGAGTTGGAGCGCTACAGAGGGGATAAGGTTGAGAGGAGAAAAACGATGTGTGGCCCTAGAGATAACACGTGGATCTAATTGGATCCAACATTGAGGGTAAGACCACCCTAATaaatctttttttttttgaggggaCCGGCCTAATAAATCGGCATGCGTGTCCTACAGAAGCATTAGGCCAAAGAAAAACAGgaattgttcaaagaaaaagaaaagaacaaaGGAAGGCGGCCGACCCAAAACCATCGCTCTCTTCACCGCCGCCCTGTTCCCAAATCaagaaggggaagcaaaagatagTGAAGGAGTGATGTCGTCCAAGACCCCATCGACGGCGGCCATGAGCGGCGGCGCGGGCACCAGCAACGGGAACAGTCTCAGCCGCGTGATTCGGCCGGAGAGTCGTTTCATCCCCTACAAAGCGGAGCAAATCGAGGAGAGGTTGCGGCTCCTCTCCATGATTGACACCTTCTGCAGAGAGGCGTGCGATAGGCTCGTTGTGGAAGCGACGCCCGCAACACGCGCCCGCTTCCTCGACGCCGGCGTCTGCATCGGCCTCCTCGACCCCGTCTCCAACGTCATGGCCAACACCCTCGTCACCTCCGACCTCAGCTCCGGCCCCATGGACAAAgtctcggaggataccaagctgggAGAGATGGCCAAGCGCTCACTCGACGGCCTCATGGCCTTCCTGATCTACTTCTTCCCGTACCTCGCCGGGTGGAAGGCCGTGCGATACCTGCTGGTCCCCGAGGCCGACCTCCTCGTCGCTGCGCGCCTAATAGTGGCCGACCGCGGCATGACGGGGTTCTCGGTCATCTCACTGGCATCAGTGGCAGCCTTCGAGGCGGCCCTCAGGTTGGCTGCGCAGGTCGCCAAGCACCCTCAGCCGAAATGCCTCGTCAGTGTTTGGATGTCGCTGTCCTCCCAACTGCAACAGGTCCTCGGTTTCCTCTCGGCGATGCAGACCCAGACACAGGGACATGATATGAACCTTGGCGTAGGCATCCAAAGGTTACTTGGTGGACAGTCGCTTCCAGACCTGGGGAAAGCTTGGAACCTTGCAGCTTCTCGGCCACCTTACAACAACATTGCCGATATGCCATACAAAGCCACTCGATCTCTGAGGATGGCACTTCTCGACACAATTCACAGCTTCTACCTACGAGCCCTGGCAAGGCTGCCGCGTGCAGAGCTGCGCACTCGCTACCACCGCAGCATGCTCATGGCCGGTTACTGCTACGGCCCCTTGGACCCTGTCTCCAACATCATCGTCAATACGATTTGGTACGATGTCATGTTTGCAGCACCCCAACCACCGGTGTTGGACATGATCGGCCCAAGCAGTCTTACCCGATTGGAGAGCCGCTCCTTTTATGGTCTGGCCTCGTTCCTCCAAACCCGCTACCACAGTTTGTCAGAGCACCAACTGGTGCAATGCCTAGTTGACTCCTGTGCTCACCTGTCCGTGGCTGATCCAAACTTTGATGCGGGGTTTGCCTACCTGCCTTTTGCTGATCCCAACATTAGTGCTGCTGCATCTGCTGGTGCTAAGATGGAGGCGATACGCCAGCAACAAGAATGCAGGACCAGCACACCCGGCATCTATGATGCTGTCAGGAAGTTGGAGAAACAAAGACCATGCACAAGTGCCAATGAAGCCTACGAAGCTGCAGCCACCGCAGCATGGCACCCCAACCCTGAGGCCCAGGCAGAGTTTCTCAGTTCAGTTTACTTGATGCTCAACGGACCTGCCTTGCTCCTGCTGCAGAACGGCGACCAACTCACTTCTGAAAACGTGCTGTTCATCGCCAGCTTATTGTCTTCCAGACAAAAACCAACTCCAGAACTAATTGAAAAGAGGAACCGTGTCCCCGCAATGGAGGCAAAGATGCGTTCCGAGGCTCAACAAAGAAGAATCACCAAAAAGGTGAAAGATGCATTGGATAAATACTTGCTACGAGATGGGGTCGGTAACTAGTTTTCTTTCTTCCCTTATTTTAACCAATAATGGCAGCCATGCCGTCTTACAGCTACTCATTAACCCCATTTGCTGTCTTACAGCTACTCATTAACGCCATATGCTCTTTCATTTTTTCCTATAGGAACCCATGTATGATCTTCATATTATCTGTGGTGCAAATGAATCCATTGGCAGCCCTGAGTACTGTGCCGATGTCCTGAGAGATCCCCTGTCTTATTCCCCATGCAAATTCCGTTACTCGCATGTAAATTTTTTGGTGACCCAGAAGGATTCCTCATCTGCAGAAAGATATCCCTTACTCTTTTTTGCTGAATTTGATAATGAGCAGGAGGGTGAGCCCCTATGCTGTCTTGTTGATGTGCCAAAGCCATTTGCAGGTTTGCTCTTCTTTCTGCACAACTTTGATGTTTTCTATGTCATTGTGTCTGTTTTTTAACCATtaactccctctgtttctaaatataagtctttttagagatttcaatacggactacatacggatgtactcccccgatcccaaaataagtgtctaaccttagtacaactttgtgctaaagttagtacaaagttgagacagttatttttgggacggagggagtatataggtaTTTTAGAgtctagattcattcattttcctCCGTACGTGTAGTCTATATTGGAATCTCTgaaaaggcttatatttaggaaaggagggaATAGATAACTATGAATGTTGAGTTATGAGTAGTAACAACAAAATGAGTAAATATGTAGGCACCTCGCAAAACCTTGCAATAGGAAGAGGATTTAAATTTGAATGTGCAGCCACAAACAAAAATCTTCTACATGATCTGAAGTATTTTGTCTGTGTCTATGGGTCAGACGTGCTGAAAGGGGTCAGGTACAAATGGAAGCAAAATAATACTATATGCAATAGAGATGTTCATGATATGGGTATATGCTCTATGCTACCATAGGTTGAATGGGCAGGAATTGGAAAACTCATCACAATTACCCTTAAAATCCATGAAAGTAGTAGAGATTTGTTATttggtactccctccattcttaaatataagtattttaagaGATTCATTTTCGGACTACATACGAAGACAAATGAGCGAATCTACACTctcaagtatgtctatatacatccgtatgtagttcgtagTGGAATCTCTTAAAGAACTTATActcctccctccgttcttaaatacatcaccttttagagatttcactacggactacatacggatgtatatagacatactttagagtatagattcattcattttgctccgtatgtagtctgtagtgtaatctctaaaaggtcttaaatttaagaacggagggagtgtatttaggaatggaggaagtagaaaatctatacctaataataaagcggctattgcttccgtcggaaaacccaccgcggtatttttataaaaaaacccttgtaatttttgttattcaacatgcgctgcatcatttatctgcaacgcaaaaggaaaaaacgattcgctgcaaaaattatacccgtacgcatcgcctcctcccgtcgatcctgggccaccctggcctgtgcccaggccgccgcggtCGACCTCAACCGGCactgctgccgatctcaacccacccgcgtccgcggccgtacctctccccgctcattgcccccattgcggcgctcgagcgcatcgcgtcgaccctggtccaccctggcctgtgcccaggccgctgccacaccactcgctgccgcggccgacctcaaccaccactgctgtcgatctcaacccacccgcctccgcggccgtacctttgCCCGTCTGTTTTCGCCGTTTcgacgctcgagcacagcttctagatcaaatcaacgcgacagctacaatgactggggatgatgcgtctgctcgatgcagaacggcggcgacgcgaagtacttgcaggtggaggcgggcctccatggctcacacggggaacttcgaggttatggcgcggcaacggcgactccttatggtcagatagaggcgcctaacccttactcccctcatcgtatccccgcctccggcaggaactcatcatttggtgagatcccctccccatgactccaaccgtgtgccaagcaccggcaagaaattttgttttgtggggatatgtttgctgatgaatgaatgtattgaatgtaagattgcattgttgtagagacagagaatggaacaccaccttcagtttgtcatctgatcctacattctctaccccatgagtgaaataagataacagtccattgatcaattcatgtagcctttttgttttgctttgcttgttccgctcaatttctcatcatggtggaattaacaatggacgggttgatttctcaacaaaatatgaTAGgaatgactacattagttagttagcttattattttaataaatcaaaatgattataaaaagattaaaaacgtgtggtattttttcctcccgttgcaacgcacgggccttttgctaaacagaaaagaaatgaaaacaaaggaAGGGAAAACTGCTTTTGTACCACTGATGAAGGTACAAGAGTTAACATCGCTTTCATGCTCCCTACGTGAATAATATCAGCCATAGCAATAGGACTGTGCATCACAGTACCAGCATTTTCTGTGGGGATCTAGCAGTTGAGAGCTCAGAAAATGGGGTAACAAACTCCACTTTAATGAACATAGTTTTTTTACATCCGAGAAAAGAAGAATGTTACTCCGTGGATGCAGTTCTCTTGAATACAATATCAGTGCAATTTTTGATATTTACAACTATGTTTTTGTACTATAGAACATGTTCGGTGCCTGTATTGTGAGGCTCGAGGGACCAAAATTGTGCATCCGGCGTTGGAAAATTTTCATGGGAAAGAAAGGGAGTTGGAGAGGGAGTTTGAGGAGGCTATCTCTAAAGGACGTCATGACCAGCTTATCTGCAAGAATGAATCTGCTGTTCAGCACTTGTGGGGAGTGGACGAGGATTTCATGTACATTGATATCAGGTGCATCAGTTAGATGCTCTGTAATGTTTTCAGTTAGATACTCTGCGATCTGCGATGTGTTTCTTGCAAGGCCACCGTATTgtgcctttttttttcttcttgcaGACGAAAGCATCACAATGAAGGATTTTTATACTTCATCTAA
Coding sequences within:
- the LOC123443384 gene encoding uncharacterized protein LOC123443384 — its product is MSSKTPSTAAMSGGAGTSNGNSLSRVIRPESRFIPYKAEQIEERLRLLSMIDTFCREACDRLVVEATPATRARFLDAGVCIGLLDPVSNVMANTLVTSDLSSGPMDKVSEDTKLGEMAKRSLDGLMAFLIYFFPYLAGWKAVRYLLVPEADLLVAARLIVADRGMTGFSVISLASVAAFEAALRLAAQVAKHPQPKCLVSVWMSLSSQLQQVLGFLSAMQTQTQGHDMNLGVGIQRLLGGQSLPDLGKAWNLAASRPPYNNIADMPYKATRSLRMALLDTIHSFYLRALARLPRAELRTRYHRSMLMAGYCYGPLDPVSNIIVNTIWYDVMFAAPQPPVLDMIGPSSLTRLESRSFYGLASFLQTRYHSLSEHQLVQCLVDSCAHLSVADPNFDAGFAYLPFADPNISAAASAGAKMEAIRQQQECRTSTPGIYDAVRKLEKQRPCTSANEAYEAAATAAWHPNPEAQAEFLSSVYLMLNGPALLLLQNGDQLTSENVLFIASLLSSRQKPTPELIEKRNRVPAMEAKMRSEAQQRRITKKVKDALDKYLLRDGEPMYDLHIICGANESIGSPEYCADVLRDPLSYSPCKFRYSHVNFLVTQKDSSSAERYPLLFFAEFDNEQEGEPLCCLVDVPKPFAEHVRCLYCEARGTKIVHPALENFHGKERELEREFEEAISKGRHDQLICKNESAVQHLWGVDEDFMYIDIRCIS